The Salinibacterium sp. M195 genome includes a window with the following:
- a CDS encoding GNAT family N-acetyltransferase, translating to MFSKVTVPTILQTRDGEMTLRYSQLGDIDTILQLLADDPVSSLRGDNARPEDRPAYEKAFHAIATTPANALLVVVAATGDVVATMQLTAIPGMARRGSHRLQVEAVRVASSQRSAGIGGAMMRWVIDTAAPTLGASLIQLTSDEARTDAHRFYTKLGFEASHIGFKYTVEL from the coding sequence GTGTTTTCTAAAGTGACTGTTCCGACAATTCTTCAGACCCGCGATGGGGAGATGACGCTGAGGTACTCGCAATTAGGCGACATCGATACCATCCTTCAACTCCTGGCAGATGACCCTGTCAGCTCGCTTCGTGGCGACAATGCCCGACCCGAAGATCGTCCAGCTTACGAAAAGGCGTTCCACGCGATCGCTACAACCCCGGCAAATGCCTTACTCGTCGTCGTCGCAGCAACTGGTGACGTCGTCGCAACCATGCAATTGACCGCTATCCCCGGAATGGCCCGACGTGGTTCGCACCGGCTTCAAGTGGAAGCCGTGCGGGTAGCGTCAAGCCAACGTTCCGCAGGCATCGGCGGCGCCATGATGCGCTGGGTCATTGACACGGCCGCTCCCACTCTTGGCGCCTCCCTCATCCAGCTCACGTCGGATGAAGCACGCACCGATGCCCACCGCTTCTACACAAAGCTCGGCTTTGAGGCTTCTCACATTGGCTTCAAATACACCGTGGAACTGTGA
- a CDS encoding GNAT family N-acetyltransferase: MIGDASAVRGEVTLRDFIETDADKCYEWMRDPQSVEMAAFTAPDPDDRDEFDTWITRVLANPTITAKAICSDGALVGMLATFTLDDHRELTYWVDRAHWGQGIATTALALLLDIETHRPLRARTAAHNVRSAAVVTRNGFVETERNVDFAEGLKRDSEEIIFELF, translated from the coding sequence GTGATCGGCGACGCCTCAGCGGTCCGCGGCGAAGTAACCCTGCGCGACTTTATCGAGACTGATGCCGATAAGTGTTACGAGTGGATGCGCGATCCCCAGTCGGTTGAGATGGCGGCGTTCACCGCCCCCGACCCCGACGACCGCGACGAATTCGATACGTGGATCACACGAGTTCTGGCAAACCCCACCATCACGGCGAAAGCGATTTGCAGCGACGGCGCGCTCGTCGGGATGCTCGCAACATTTACTCTCGACGACCATCGTGAACTGACCTACTGGGTTGACCGCGCCCACTGGGGACAAGGTATCGCCACTACCGCGCTCGCCTTGCTCCTCGATATCGAAACTCACCGCCCCCTTCGTGCACGAACTGCCGCGCACAACGTGCGTTCCGCAGCCGTCGTTACGCGAAACGGGTTCGTTGAGACTGAGCGCAACGTTGACTTTGCTGAAGGGCTCAAGCGCGATAGCGAAGAGATAATCTTCGAGCTCTTCTAG
- a CDS encoding LLM class flavin-dependent oxidoreductase, producing the protein MPRQIRFNAFDMNCVAHQSSGMWRHPDDQSWRYKDLDYWTELAQLLERGTFDGIFIADVLGTYDVYAGSNEAAIRHGAQVPVNDPLLLVSAMAHVTEHLGFGITAGTAYEHPYPFARRMSTLDHLTKGRVGWNVVTGYLPSAARNMGNDDQLEHDDRYDHADEYLEVLYKLWEGSWEEDAVIRDRESGVFTDPCKVHDIEHKGKHFTVPGIHLSEPSLQRTPVIYQAGASPRGVEFAAGNAEAIFVAASTKAGLKATVGRIRDALEAAGRDRYSARIYTLLTIITDETSEKAHAKYADYLSYASEEGALVFMSGWMGIDLSQYDLDEPIGNVKSNAIQSTVANFQQANDDGSEWKVRDIARLGAIGGLGPFIIGSGEEIADELQRWVEETDVDGFNLAYAITPGTFEDVVEHVIPVLRERGLYPEEYVEGTLRNKLHGKGNRLPAEHAGARYRRTP; encoded by the coding sequence ATGCCTAGACAAATTCGCTTCAACGCCTTCGACATGAACTGCGTCGCCCATCAGTCTTCCGGAATGTGGCGTCACCCTGATGACCAGTCGTGGCGCTACAAAGACCTCGACTATTGGACTGAACTGGCGCAGTTGCTCGAACGCGGCACCTTCGATGGCATCTTTATTGCGGATGTCTTAGGCACCTACGACGTGTACGCCGGCTCGAACGAAGCCGCAATTCGACACGGTGCGCAGGTGCCAGTGAACGATCCACTTCTTCTGGTCTCGGCAATGGCCCACGTCACCGAACACCTCGGTTTTGGGATTACTGCCGGCACGGCCTACGAACATCCGTACCCGTTTGCGCGTCGCATGTCCACGCTCGACCACTTGACTAAGGGTCGCGTCGGCTGGAACGTTGTCACCGGCTACCTTCCCTCGGCCGCGCGAAACATGGGCAACGATGATCAGCTCGAACACGACGATCGCTACGATCATGCCGACGAATATCTCGAGGTTCTCTACAAACTGTGGGAGGGCTCGTGGGAAGAGGACGCGGTCATTCGCGATCGCGAATCAGGCGTGTTTACTGATCCGTGCAAGGTTCACGACATTGAGCACAAAGGCAAACACTTCACCGTGCCCGGCATCCACTTGTCTGAGCCATCGTTGCAACGAACGCCAGTAATCTATCAGGCGGGGGCCTCTCCTCGTGGCGTTGAATTTGCAGCCGGAAATGCCGAAGCGATCTTCGTCGCAGCATCAACCAAGGCTGGGCTGAAAGCCACAGTGGGGCGCATCCGCGACGCCCTCGAAGCAGCCGGTCGCGATCGCTACTCGGCGCGCATCTATACCCTGCTCACCATCATCACCGATGAGACATCCGAGAAGGCTCACGCAAAATACGCCGACTATCTGAGTTATGCCAGCGAAGAGGGTGCCCTCGTGTTTATGTCGGGATGGATGGGCATCGACCTGTCGCAGTACGACCTCGATGAACCAATTGGCAATGTCAAGAGCAATGCGATTCAGTCAACCGTCGCAAACTTTCAGCAGGCGAATGATGATGGTAGCGAGTGGAAAGTTCGTGACATCGCTCGACTCGGCGCGATTGGCGGCCTTGGCCCGTTCATTATTGGATCAGGAGAAGAGATTGCGGATGAACTGCAACGTTGGGTAGAAGAAACCGATGTTGACGGGTTCAACCTTGCCTACGCCATCACGCCGGGAACCTTTGAGGACGTTGTGGAACATGTCATCCCTGTTTTGCGTGAGCGCGGGCTCTACCCCGAGGAATACGTCGAGGGAACGTTGCGCAACAAGCTGCACGGAAAAGGTAATCGCTTGCCGGCTGAGCACGCCGGCGCACGCTACCGTCGAACGCCCTAG
- a CDS encoding flavin reductase family protein, whose translation MRHQTIAHHATDGSDERASSSAQISSDDFARAFRQYPGGVAVITADSPDGPVALTATSVVSVSAEPPLLAFSISHRTSTAASIRSARSYVVHFLGKDQLEIAQLCATSGVDRFADTRLWARLATGEPYFPSAPAWVAGTRIDQLEAGSASIILLSATQSAVDPHSDGAPPLVYFNRGWHHLGEHSQVS comes from the coding sequence GTGAGACACCAGACAATCGCGCACCACGCGACTGACGGTTCTGATGAGCGAGCCTCATCCAGCGCCCAGATTAGTAGCGACGATTTTGCGCGCGCTTTTCGCCAATATCCTGGCGGCGTTGCCGTCATTACTGCGGACTCCCCCGACGGCCCTGTCGCGCTCACCGCTACCTCAGTTGTTTCGGTGAGCGCCGAGCCGCCGCTTCTCGCGTTCTCGATTAGTCATCGCACTTCGACGGCGGCCAGCATCCGTAGCGCCCGTTCGTATGTGGTGCACTTCTTGGGCAAGGACCAGCTTGAGATCGCGCAGCTGTGCGCAACCAGCGGAGTCGACCGATTCGCAGATACCAGATTATGGGCGCGGCTAGCGACCGGCGAGCCGTACTTTCCGAGCGCACCGGCGTGGGTGGCGGGAACGCGGATTGACCAACTCGAGGCGGGGAGCGCTTCGATTATATTGCTCAGCGCGACGCAGTCTGCGGTCGACCCTCACTCTGACGGTGCTCCACCGCTCGTGTACTTCAATCGTGGCTGGCACCATCTTGGCGAACATTCCCAAGTGAGCTAG
- a CDS encoding NYN domain-containing protein, with product MPISTEGRVAVYIDFDNIVISRYNQKHGNGQFQKDKARWHSSGSTTTSVVGSKLAEAEVDVEAILDYASSFGTVALSRAYADWSVPVNAGYQKQLINRAVELVQLFPLTAQMKNGADIRLAVDVMEDLFRLPDLTHVVIVAGDSDYVALAQRAKTLGRFVVGVGVAGGTSQALTSSCDKFADYDSLPGVEFGGNSVATPAPLSAPAPVSAALAPVKTAATPVKKTVAATPPSPAPKKSTVTTSKQPAKATSKIGSTVTSAAKVTPDQPATKVSPLKLLVRAIRLVQQKEDSDWLNSSAVKNQMLRIDPSFDEASLKFKTFSDFVTSLNSNVEMREHEGVRQLRLRPNASNPK from the coding sequence ATGCCCATCTCAACAGAGGGCCGCGTGGCCGTCTACATCGACTTCGACAACATCGTTATTTCGCGGTACAACCAAAAACACGGCAACGGCCAGTTTCAGAAAGACAAAGCTCGGTGGCACAGCTCAGGCAGCACAACGACGAGCGTTGTCGGCAGCAAGCTGGCCGAGGCCGAAGTGGATGTCGAAGCCATCCTCGATTACGCATCTTCTTTCGGAACGGTTGCCCTCAGTCGCGCTTACGCTGACTGGTCAGTGCCCGTCAATGCGGGCTACCAGAAGCAGCTCATCAACCGCGCGGTGGAGCTGGTACAGCTTTTTCCGCTGACAGCTCAAATGAAAAATGGTGCCGACATCCGCCTGGCCGTCGATGTGATGGAAGACCTATTTCGCCTGCCAGATCTTACCCATGTGGTGATTGTTGCCGGCGACTCTGACTATGTTGCTCTCGCTCAACGAGCCAAGACTTTAGGACGTTTCGTGGTCGGCGTTGGCGTCGCCGGCGGTACAAGCCAGGCCCTCACGTCGTCGTGCGACAAGTTCGCCGACTACGACTCGTTGCCCGGGGTTGAGTTTGGCGGCAATTCGGTCGCGACACCGGCGCCCCTATCGGCACCTGCCCCCGTCTCTGCCGCTTTAGCGCCAGTGAAAACCGCAGCAACGCCTGTCAAGAAAACGGTGGCTGCAACACCACCTAGCCCTGCACCTAAGAAATCGACCGTTACCACGTCGAAGCAACCAGCCAAAGCAACCAGCAAGATCGGCTCGACTGTTACGAGTGCAGCCAAGGTCACCCCCGATCAGCCCGCCACAAAAGTCAGTCCGCTCAAGTTATTAGTGCGAGCAATTCGACTCGTGCAGCAGAAAGAGGACTCCGACTGGCTGAACAGTTCGGCAGTCAAGAACCAAATGCTCCGTATTGATCCATCGTTCGACGAGGCTTCGTTGAAGTTTAAGACCTTCAGCGACTTTGTGACCTCACTCAACTCGAACGTTGAAATGCGGGAACACGAAGGCGTCCGACAGCTGAGGCTTCGCCCCAACGCTTCCAACCCTAAGTAG
- a CDS encoding MsnO8 family LLM class oxidoreductase: MTTPLRLSVLDLIPVRSNQTSADALAATTALAQRADDLGFSRYWVAEHHNMKAVASTNPAVLIGILAAQTKRIRVGSGGVMLPNHAPLVVAEQFAILEAAFPGRIDLGIGRAPGSDPVITSYLRTTGTTSDVDAFPRNVADIRSLMHPEGASLQLPSGQVYELTATPRAASVAELWLLGSSDYSARLAAAQGMPYVFAHHFSGQGTERIMGLYRDNFVPSEQLAEPRTFLTLNVSVAATATEARAAALPQLQQMARLLSGMPLGPLATIEQAATNELAAPQQQMVDDMAERWVIDEPVAAAARIRSLATKFGVDEVMVTPGLSAHDADAANTSPARVRALELLAEQLLA, translated from the coding sequence ATGACTACACCACTTCGTCTTTCTGTTCTCGACCTGATTCCTGTGCGCAGCAACCAGACCTCCGCCGATGCCCTTGCGGCTACGACAGCCCTTGCGCAACGTGCCGATGATCTCGGCTTCTCGCGCTATTGGGTGGCCGAGCATCACAATATGAAAGCGGTGGCGTCCACCAACCCCGCCGTGCTCATCGGCATTCTCGCAGCGCAAACCAAGCGTATTCGTGTCGGGTCCGGGGGAGTGATGCTCCCTAACCACGCCCCGCTCGTCGTCGCCGAACAATTCGCCATTCTCGAAGCAGCCTTCCCCGGTCGAATCGATCTGGGCATCGGGCGTGCACCGGGCAGCGACCCCGTCATCACCTCCTATTTACGCACGACGGGAACGACCAGCGACGTCGATGCGTTCCCGCGCAACGTGGCCGATATTCGCAGCCTCATGCATCCTGAAGGTGCATCGCTTCAGCTACCGTCTGGTCAGGTCTATGAGCTCACCGCGACGCCACGCGCCGCATCGGTTGCCGAACTGTGGCTGCTCGGGTCGAGTGACTACTCGGCACGCCTAGCGGCAGCGCAAGGCATGCCCTACGTTTTCGCTCACCATTTCTCGGGGCAGGGAACTGAGCGGATCATGGGCTTGTACCGCGACAACTTTGTGCCGTCTGAGCAGCTCGCGGAACCACGCACCTTCCTGACGCTCAATGTCTCGGTAGCCGCAACAGCGACCGAAGCCCGCGCCGCAGCCCTTCCGCAATTGCAACAAATGGCGCGACTGCTCAGTGGAATGCCGCTCGGCCCACTCGCGACAATCGAGCAGGCTGCGACGAACGAACTTGCCGCTCCGCAACAGCAGATGGTGGATGACATGGCCGAACGCTGGGTCATCGACGAGCCAGTCGCAGCAGCAGCGCGCATTCGCTCGCTGGCCACCAAATTCGGTGTGGACGAAGTCATGGTGACGCCAGGCCTCTCGGCCCATGACGCGGATGCGGCCAACACGTCGCCCGCGCGGGTTCGCGCGCTTGAACTCTTGGCCGAGCAACTGCTCGCGTAA
- a CDS encoding alpha/beta hydrolase, translating to MHAAESTPSEPSSPRAPASRPTLPSRRGRIVRVLLISLASLIVFAAIGILVWANVGVMQAEPGPLEKVSANPAVSLHETPDSFILSPTDGASGIGLVFIPGAKVNAEAYLYKLSGAVVESGLTVVVTKPILNLAFFDQRPLTTFTDAAPDIDSWFVGGHSLGGVRACQYAAQPDVSGLVLFASYCANDLADVGTRVLSLSGSNDLLSTPEKIMNAAHLLPTNTTFFPIDGANHARFGDYGLQSGDGVADLDSSVVRDVITAEIDSFVRNG from the coding sequence ATGCATGCCGCTGAGTCGACTCCATCTGAACCGAGTTCGCCTCGCGCGCCAGCGTCACGCCCCACGTTGCCATCTCGCCGCGGTCGCATTGTGCGTGTTCTCCTGATTTCGCTTGCGTCGCTCATTGTGTTCGCTGCGATCGGAATTCTGGTGTGGGCTAATGTTGGCGTCATGCAAGCGGAGCCCGGTCCGCTCGAAAAGGTGAGCGCTAACCCTGCGGTTTCCTTGCACGAGACCCCTGATTCCTTCATCCTCTCCCCCACCGATGGAGCATCCGGCATCGGACTGGTGTTCATTCCCGGGGCAAAGGTGAACGCCGAGGCCTATCTCTACAAGCTTTCGGGCGCAGTCGTCGAGTCGGGCTTGACTGTTGTCGTCACCAAGCCGATTCTTAATCTGGCATTCTTCGATCAGCGCCCGCTGACCACGTTCACGGATGCCGCACCGGATATCGACAGCTGGTTTGTTGGTGGGCATTCTCTGGGTGGCGTGCGTGCGTGCCAGTACGCAGCCCAACCTGATGTGAGTGGCTTGGTGCTCTTCGCCAGTTATTGCGCCAATGATCTCGCGGATGTGGGCACCCGCGTTTTGAGCCTCAGCGGCAGCAACGATCTCCTCAGCACGCCGGAGAAAATAATGAATGCCGCACACCTACTGCCGACCAATACAACATTCTTTCCGATCGATGGCGCCAATCACGCCCGCTTCGGCGACTACGGCCTGCAGTCTGGTGATGGGGTTGCTGATCTCGACAGTTCCGTAGTGCGTGACGTGATCACCGCCGAAATCGACAGTTTTGTTCGCAATGGATAG
- a CDS encoding cation:proton antiporter: protein MEMTSWGLVLIPILAVMAPLLARALAPVVRISIVVFELLLGILIGPSVLGWVGDSKFVEQLSDFGLAMLFFMAGNEIRLSAIRGRNGRRASLGWLIGLAAGVAIGFLIEPSFGAVVIGIALCSTALGAIMPILRDAGELPTRFGGAAVALGAVGEFGPLIAISIFLGASSLGVSTIVLGVFIAIAMILLFLAARIEHSGLHRIVTGTLHTSGQFAIRVVIFIVAALVVLSIVLDLDMLLGAFVAGLLWQVMMRQAPERDRAMVDSKLDAIAFGFLVPIFYINTGVSFDLEALTTDSSVALLVPIFLVLLLVVRGVPSLFAAPKGSRTRDRAALGLLGATGLPIIVAVTAIGLDSEYIDAGTAAALVGAGLLSVLLFPVIAMTLRGDAAQLHANSTGETKDDLPNEPHIVEEA from the coding sequence ATGGAGATGACCAGCTGGGGTCTTGTGCTCATTCCGATACTCGCCGTAATGGCGCCGCTGTTAGCGCGTGCGCTCGCGCCAGTAGTCCGAATTTCAATTGTTGTTTTTGAGCTCCTTCTCGGCATCCTGATTGGGCCAAGCGTTCTCGGCTGGGTCGGTGATTCAAAGTTCGTGGAACAGCTCTCTGACTTCGGCCTTGCGATGCTGTTCTTTATGGCCGGAAATGAAATCCGGCTGAGTGCCATTCGCGGGCGCAATGGCCGGCGGGCGTCACTCGGATGGCTCATCGGGTTGGCTGCGGGAGTAGCCATTGGATTTCTCATCGAACCAAGTTTCGGCGCTGTCGTGATCGGTATCGCACTGTGCTCGACCGCGCTCGGTGCGATCATGCCGATCCTGCGCGATGCCGGCGAACTTCCCACTCGCTTTGGCGGCGCCGCTGTAGCGCTAGGAGCCGTCGGTGAATTTGGTCCGCTGATCGCTATCTCAATCTTTCTCGGAGCGAGTTCACTCGGTGTCTCGACTATCGTGTTGGGCGTTTTCATCGCAATTGCGATGATTCTGCTGTTCCTCGCTGCCCGCATTGAGCACAGCGGTCTCCACCGGATTGTCACCGGCACTCTGCACACCTCCGGCCAGTTCGCGATCCGTGTTGTTATCTTCATCGTTGCCGCCCTCGTAGTGCTGAGCATCGTGCTCGATCTCGACATGCTTCTGGGCGCATTCGTCGCCGGGCTGCTGTGGCAGGTCATGATGCGCCAAGCGCCCGAGCGTGACAGAGCTATGGTCGATTCCAAACTGGATGCGATCGCCTTCGGGTTCCTCGTTCCCATTTTCTACATCAACACGGGAGTGTCCTTCGATCTAGAAGCCCTCACAACGGACTCGAGCGTGGCCCTGCTTGTCCCCATCTTCCTCGTGCTCCTCCTCGTTGTGCGTGGAGTCCCGTCCCTGTTCGCTGCCCCGAAGGGTTCCCGCACGCGCGACCGTGCCGCTCTCGGTCTTTTAGGGGCGACCGGGCTCCCCATCATCGTCGCGGTGACAGCGATCGGCCTTGACAGCGAATACATCGACGCGGGTACTGCCGCTGCGCTCGTCGGCGCCGGTTTGTTGTCGGTGCTTCTCTTCCCGGTGATCGCTATGACGCTCCGTGGTGACGCAGCACAATTGCACGCCAATAGCACCGGGGAGACCAAAGACGATCTGCCGAACGAGCCGCACATCGTCGAAGAAGCGTAA
- a CDS encoding DUF1349 domain-containing protein: MTLIELMGTARWTTEPVAVEFSDETLRVTAAENSDAWRTTSYGFVHDTEHAFISPLPVDSAIEVSFVLDFSEQFDQAGLFVRESDSEWMKAGVEISDGAPQLGAVVTHGFSDWSVAPVAEWSGRTVTMRASRTGNAITVRARVDDDDFRLVRLAYFSPEANLEAGLYCCGATRAGLVVTFTGYRQTDADVSLH, from the coding sequence ATGACCTTGATCGAGTTGATGGGCACCGCGCGGTGGACGACCGAGCCTGTTGCTGTCGAGTTCAGTGACGAAACGCTGCGCGTAACCGCCGCCGAAAACAGTGATGCGTGGCGCACAACGTCGTATGGATTTGTCCACGACACAGAACATGCGTTCATTTCGCCCCTGCCGGTCGATAGCGCTATCGAAGTAAGCTTCGTGCTCGATTTCAGTGAACAGTTCGACCAAGCAGGGCTGTTTGTGCGTGAGTCTGACAGCGAGTGGATGAAAGCTGGCGTCGAAATCTCTGACGGTGCGCCGCAGCTGGGCGCCGTTGTCACGCACGGCTTCTCTGATTGGTCGGTTGCTCCGGTCGCGGAGTGGTCTGGACGCACGGTCACGATGCGTGCGAGTCGCACCGGCAACGCGATCACGGTGCGCGCCAGAGTCGACGACGATGACTTTCGCCTCGTTCGCCTCGCCTATTTCTCACCCGAGGCAAATCTCGAAGCTGGACTGTATTGCTGTGGTGCAACCCGCGCTGGACTGGTCGTCACCTTTACCGGGTATCGCCAAACTGATGCGGATGTGTCGCTGCACTAG
- a CDS encoding phosphoketolase has protein sequence MRPETFDQLDAWWRAANYLAVGQIYLLDNPLLREPLRREHTKPRLLGHWGTTPGLNFVWAHLNRIIRDRDTDTIFVSGPGHGGPAVVASAYLDGTYSETYGDIDKSADGIRKLFRQFSFPGGIPSHAAPETPGSIHEGGELGYALSHAYGAAFDNPNLLVAAVVGDGEAETGPLATSWHSNKFIDPERDGVVLPILHLNGYKIANPTVLSRIPEDELCDLMRGYGHTPYVVSGGFDDEDPRAVHERMAATLDDIVDHIARIKADAAAGTLEGRPAWPMLILRTPKGWTGPQVVDGHPVENNWRSHQVPLASVRDTEEHLQQLQEWMASYRPEELFDESGAPRALTTALAPTGDRRMSANPVTNGGLLRAPLRLPDFRDYAVDVPNPGETTSSATGALGEWLRDVVRDNPDNFRIFGADVTASNRLSAVFDVTDKQWDAGFLPIDSDNHLARAGRVVEMLSEHQCQGWLEGYLLTGRHGMFNSYEAFIHIVDSMFNQHAKWLEGANAIPWRRPVSSLNYLLSSHVWRQDHNGASHQDPGFLDLVMNKKPDVVRAYLPCDANTLIATYDHCLRSVDKINVVIAGKHPENNWLDMPAAIEHCTRGIGLFDWAGTEVVGREPDVVLACAGDVPTLEVLAAAQILRERIPELRVRVVNVIDLMRLHSESEHPHGLSDAEYDAIFTTDKPVIFAHHGYPWLIHRLTYKRAGHANLHVRGYKDEGTTTTPFDMVMLNDLDRYHLVIDVLERVPGLTSRHAAFWQEMHDTRLHAQQYTREHGEDMPAVADWKWKRA, from the coding sequence GTGCGGCCAGAGACTTTCGATCAGTTGGATGCGTGGTGGCGGGCAGCGAACTATCTCGCGGTCGGCCAGATCTATCTGCTCGATAACCCCTTGTTGCGCGAGCCACTTCGCCGCGAGCACACCAAGCCGCGACTTTTGGGTCATTGGGGAACGACTCCGGGTCTCAACTTTGTGTGGGCTCACCTCAATCGCATCATTCGCGATCGCGACACCGACACCATTTTCGTCTCCGGGCCCGGGCACGGTGGGCCAGCCGTCGTCGCGAGCGCGTACCTCGATGGAACGTACAGCGAAACCTATGGCGACATCGATAAGAGTGCGGATGGCATCCGCAAGCTCTTTAGGCAATTCTCCTTTCCTGGTGGTATTCCGAGTCACGCGGCGCCCGAAACTCCGGGTTCGATCCATGAGGGTGGCGAACTCGGCTATGCGTTGTCGCACGCGTACGGCGCAGCCTTCGATAACCCGAACCTGTTGGTCGCGGCAGTCGTGGGTGATGGCGAGGCCGAGACCGGACCGCTAGCAACGAGCTGGCACTCGAATAAGTTCATCGACCCCGAACGCGATGGAGTGGTTCTGCCGATCTTGCACCTCAACGGCTACAAGATCGCGAACCCCACAGTTCTGTCACGCATCCCCGAAGACGAACTGTGCGACCTCATGCGTGGCTACGGGCATACTCCCTACGTAGTCTCGGGCGGATTCGACGACGAAGACCCGCGCGCCGTGCACGAACGCATGGCGGCGACTCTCGATGACATCGTCGATCACATTGCTCGGATCAAAGCGGATGCCGCGGCGGGAACGCTCGAGGGGCGCCCGGCCTGGCCGATGCTGATTTTGCGCACGCCCAAGGGCTGGACGGGACCGCAAGTGGTCGACGGTCATCCCGTCGAAAACAACTGGCGTTCGCATCAGGTGCCCCTCGCCAGCGTGCGCGATACCGAGGAGCACTTGCAGCAGCTTCAGGAATGGATGGCGTCGTATCGTCCAGAAGAACTGTTCGATGAGAGCGGCGCACCGCGCGCGCTGACCACAGCGCTCGCGCCGACGGGCGATCGCCGCATGAGCGCCAACCCCGTCACGAATGGCGGATTGCTGCGTGCGCCATTGCGGTTGCCCGACTTTCGGGACTACGCCGTCGACGTGCCGAACCCAGGCGAAACGACAAGCTCGGCAACGGGCGCTCTGGGGGAGTGGCTGCGCGATGTGGTGCGCGACAATCCCGACAATTTCCGCATCTTTGGGGCCGACGTCACGGCATCCAATCGACTGAGTGCTGTCTTCGACGTGACCGATAAGCAGTGGGATGCCGGATTCCTGCCGATCGACTCCGACAATCATCTAGCTCGTGCGGGGCGCGTAGTGGAGATGCTCAGCGAACACCAGTGTCAGGGCTGGCTCGAGGGGTACCTTCTCACCGGTCGCCACGGCATGTTCAATTCGTACGAGGCGTTCATTCATATCGTCGACTCAATGTTCAATCAGCACGCTAAGTGGCTCGAGGGCGCAAACGCGATCCCGTGGCGTCGACCGGTGTCATCGCTCAACTATCTGCTGAGCTCGCACGTCTGGCGTCAAGACCACAATGGTGCCTCGCATCAAGACCCCGGCTTCCTTGACTTGGTCATGAACAAGAAGCCCGATGTCGTGCGCGCGTATCTGCCGTGTGACGCCAACACCTTGATTGCCACCTACGACCACTGCCTTCGTTCTGTCGACAAAATCAACGTCGTCATCGCGGGCAAGCACCCCGAGAACAACTGGCTCGATATGCCGGCTGCGATCGAGCACTGCACTCGCGGCATCGGCCTGTTCGACTGGGCAGGAACTGAAGTTGTTGGTCGGGAACCGGATGTCGTTCTCGCCTGTGCCGGTGACGTTCCGACGCTTGAGGTACTTGCTGCCGCGCAGATCTTGCGAGAACGGATCCCCGAGCTGCGGGTGCGAGTCGTCAACGTCATTGACCTGATGCGCTTGCACAGTGAATCGGAGCATCCGCATGGTCTCAGCGATGCCGAATACGATGCGATCTTCACGACAGACAAGCCGGTGATCTTTGCGCACCACGGCTACCCCTGGTTGATTCATCGCCTCACCTACAAGCGCGCTGGCCACGCGAATCTCCATGTGCGTGGGTACAAAGACGAGGGCACAACGACAACGCCCTTCGACATGGTGATGTTGAACGATCTCGATCGCTACCATCTGGTTATCGATGTGCTTGAGCGTGTTCCGGGGCTCACCTCGCGGCACGCCGCGTTCTGGCAAGAGATGCACGACACCCGACTTCACGCGCAGCAGTACACGCGGGAGCACGGCGAAGATATGCCCGCGGTGGCTGACTGGAAGTGGAAAAGGGCATGA
- a CDS encoding DUF1294 domain-containing protein, whose product MGSRSTRSEGVLASWNDERGFGFVTRDDGERLFAHISAFPPRDARPAPGERLSFAVERTSDDKVRARNIRYLAASGRPLRTRKRRPGGMRYVVLVTFAVAIGIVTAIGALPWLFAALYLTMSLITYGSYAADKKAAQTKQWRVSESALLGLGLFGGWPGAIVAQQHLRHKTQKATFRQAFWGTVVLNILVFAILTTALREPILELARLILAASSA is encoded by the coding sequence ATGGGTTCGCGAAGCACACGCAGTGAAGGCGTCTTGGCCTCGTGGAACGACGAACGCGGGTTCGGTTTCGTCACTCGTGACGACGGTGAACGACTATTTGCTCACATCTCGGCGTTCCCTCCCCGTGATGCCCGTCCGGCACCGGGCGAACGCCTCAGCTTCGCGGTCGAACGCACCAGTGATGACAAGGTGCGCGCGCGCAACATTCGCTATCTCGCCGCCTCCGGCCGGCCGCTTCGTACACGCAAACGCCGTCCCGGCGGCATGCGCTACGTGGTGTTAGTCACGTTCGCGGTTGCTATCGGCATCGTCACGGCGATTGGTGCACTCCCCTGGCTATTCGCGGCGCTGTATCTGACAATGAGCCTCATCACCTATGGTTCCTACGCTGCGGACAAAAAGGCAGCGCAAACAAAGCAGTGGCGCGTGAGCGAAAGTGCCCTGCTCGGATTAGGACTGTTTGGGGGCTGGCCCGGAGCGATAGTCGCCCAGCAGCACCTTCGCCACAAGACCCAGAAAGCCACATTTCGGCAGGCATTCTGGGGCACGGTCGTTCTCAACATCTTGGTCTTTGCGATCCTCACCACAGCGCTGCGCGAACCGATCCTCGAGCTCGCACGCCTCATTCTCGCTGCCAGCTCCGCCTAG